A segment of the Micromonospora sediminicola genome:
GCCACCACCGATCACCACCGGCACCATCCAGGCCGGCGCCCCGATCGAGGTCGAACGGCTCGTCAACGCCACCGGCCTGATCGGCCTCGCCGGCCGGCAACACCCCGTCGGCTACCACTTCGCCGGCAGGCGCGTCACCGTCCGCCTCGACCGCGGCCTCATGCAGATCACCGCCGACGGCGTCCTGCTGCGCAGCCTGCCCAACCCGCTGACACCGGCCGAAGTCGCCCGCATCCGCGACGCCCGCCCCGCCGGACCACCACCAACACCGGCACCCGAACCCCTGCGGGTCGAACGCCGCGTCAGCTGCCGAGGATCCCTGGTCATCGCTGGTCAACGCATCCACGTCGGCATCGCCCACGCCGGAACCACCCTCACCGTCGAAGCCGCCGACACCACCTTCCGCGTCCACGACGGCGACCAGCTCCTCAGCGAAGTGCCCCGCACCACCACCAAGCCCATCGCCCGGTTCAAGGTCCGCAAACCCGAACCACCCAGACAGAAGACGTCCACCCGGGAAGGGATGGCATGATCACCGGCGTGACCGAACCCCCCGAACTGGTCATCGGACTCCCCAACGACGACCATCTAACGGTCCGCGTCATGGGAAGAATGCACCCCGGCAGCACCGACTACTGGGACGGCAACTGGCTGATCAGCCCGATCTCGGCCCACGTGGGCGGCTTCTCAGCACAGCTCGCCGCCGGGCTACGTGTCGATGAACTACAGACCTTCCGACACGGGCTAGAGCTGATCAACCAACAACTACGCGGCGAAGCAGTGCTCACCTCACTTGAACAATGGATCTCACTGACCGTGACCTGCCGCCCGAACGGCTCGCTGTCCGTCACCGGAGAGCTTGCCGACAATCCCGGCATCGGGAACCGCCTGACGTTCGCCATCACCGGCCTCGACCAGACCAACATCCCAGCGATGCTCACAGCCCTGTCGGCACTCGAAAGTGCCTACCCACTCCTCGGGCAGCCCTGACCCCCCCGTCTGAAGAACCCGTCAGACGGCCAGTCGCAGGAAAACCTCCCTCAACTGATCGCCAGCTACCCTCACCAGAGTTAGCAGTCGTCTAGCCGGACGTGTCACCCACGTCCCGAGACTGACCTGTCACGCAGGTCCCGAGACTCGACAGCCCGCACCTGCCCGCACCTGCCCGTTGTCCCGTCACGGAAGATGCTTGACACTCGCGTCCCAACACATGCTTGACACCAGTGGCTGGCTGGTGTTCACAGGGCGCATTCGGCCACGTACGCGCCTACAGCGCATCAATCGTCGCTCGCGGAACGGCTTGCACCTGCGCTTGAGTCTGGCTGGGCTGTTCGGCCCACTGGTGAAGCGCCTTCCCGTGCTGGAGCCCCTCTACTATCCGACCCTGCCAGCGCCACCTCAATGAATTCCAGGTGCTTCTCCCGCAATGCC
Coding sequences within it:
- a CDS encoding WapI family immunity protein; its protein translation is MITGVTEPPELVIGLPNDDHLTVRVMGRMHPGSTDYWDGNWLISPISAHVGGFSAQLAAGLRVDELQTFRHGLELINQQLRGEAVLTSLEQWISLTVTCRPNGSLSVTGELADNPGIGNRLTFAITGLDQTNIPAMLTALSALESAYPLLGQP